A DNA window from Acidobacteriota bacterium contains the following coding sequences:
- a CDS encoding exo-beta-N-acetylmuramidase NamZ domain-containing protein, which yields MNRRGRRGTQGRLDLFRAPLRPLRLSLTLLVIIALLPAPTLAQRASDGAKTQPSRPLVAARPESVGMSSERLAKIDEAVLESIARKATPGAVVLVARKGCIVYRKAFGDRAIEPKREAMTVDTIFDLASLTKIVATATSIMILVERGKVSLADPVALYIPEFGKFGKERVTVEQLMTHRAGLPPDNEIADYVGKSIDPLQLIYDLRPSYEPGTRFVYSDVGFIVAAEIVRQVSGKPIDQFARENIYTSLGMNDTWFNNPELVKLLPVLRAQSASLDFTDWAYAWFGRIERTAPTENREGRWMRGEVHDPRAYEMGGVAGHAGLFSTADDLAIFCQMILNKGEYNGTRTLAPYTVERMVSAQTLPTSQMRGIGWDVNTSYSSNRGDLFPVGTFGHTGFTGTSIWLDPASETFVVLLTNRVHPNGKGDVTRLRSFVASIVAGAITEPPHAPVLGHLKEPPSEIDAPRAVITRGVPTGPLHPVLTGIDVLVRDGFQQLEGKRIGLITNLTGRDRKGRSTIDLLAAARNLKLVALFSPEHGLRGIEDTHVGDTRDEKTGLPVYSLYEQDRRRPAPDMLKGIDTLVFDIQDIGARFYTYTTTCGYAMEAAAKHGIKFVVLDRPNPINGYDVEGPVADRELAELPSYSFTSYHPVPVRYGMTIGELAMLFNSERKIGADLTVIKMEGWRRADYFDGTALTWVNPSPNMRSLTEALLYPGIGLLETTNLSVGRGTDTPFEVIGAPWLDGQKLAESLNRAGLAGARFVPVRFTPHSSKFANEECGGVNIIITDRVAFRPVATGVEIAYQLNLVYPGAWKVEEFLRLLVNRGALAALKEGKTSSQIAATWQPGLAEFARIRQKYLIY from the coding sequence ATGAACCGCAGAGGACGCAGAGGAACGCAGGGGCGGCTGGATCTTTTCCGCGCCCCTCTGCGCCCCCTGCGGTTGTCGCTTACTCTCCTTGTAATCATCGCCCTTCTTCCCGCTCCGACTCTTGCCCAACGAGCGTCAGACGGCGCAAAGACTCAACCGTCGCGACCGCTTGTTGCAGCAAGACCCGAATCAGTAGGCATGTCGAGCGAGCGGCTCGCGAAGATCGATGAAGCTGTGCTCGAATCGATCGCGCGCAAAGCAACGCCCGGCGCGGTGGTGCTGGTTGCGCGAAAAGGCTGCATCGTTTATCGAAAGGCGTTTGGCGACCGCGCGATTGAACCTAAGCGCGAAGCGATGACTGTTGACACGATCTTCGACCTGGCTTCGCTGACCAAGATCGTCGCAACCGCAACTTCGATAATGATTCTCGTCGAGCGAGGCAAGGTCTCACTCGCTGATCCGGTTGCTCTCTACATTCCCGAGTTCGGCAAGTTCGGCAAAGAGCGAGTGACGGTCGAGCAGTTGATGACCCATCGCGCTGGGCTGCCTCCTGATAACGAGATCGCCGACTATGTTGGAAAGAGCATTGATCCTCTTCAACTGATCTACGATCTGCGACCGAGCTACGAGCCGGGCACGCGGTTCGTTTATTCGGATGTTGGTTTCATCGTCGCGGCCGAGATCGTGCGGCAAGTGTCTGGTAAACCCATAGACCAGTTCGCGCGCGAAAACATTTACACCAGTCTTGGGATGAACGACACTTGGTTCAATAACCCAGAACTTGTGAAATTACTTCCGGTTCTCCGTGCCCAATCGGCGTCTCTCGACTTCACCGATTGGGCCTATGCGTGGTTTGGGCGGATCGAGCGAACCGCTCCGACGGAGAACCGCGAAGGCCGATGGATGCGGGGCGAAGTCCACGACCCGCGAGCTTATGAGATGGGCGGCGTAGCCGGTCACGCCGGTCTCTTCTCAACCGCTGACGACCTGGCGATCTTCTGCCAGATGATCCTCAACAAAGGCGAATACAACGGCACACGAACCCTGGCGCCGTACACAGTCGAACGAATGGTCAGCGCGCAGACGCTGCCGACTTCGCAGATGCGGGGCATCGGTTGGGATGTGAACACATCGTATTCATCGAATCGGGGCGACTTATTTCCGGTCGGCACGTTCGGGCACACCGGGTTCACCGGCACGAGCATTTGGCTCGATCCCGCAAGCGAAACCTTCGTAGTTCTGCTGACCAATCGAGTTCATCCGAACGGTAAGGGAGATGTGACGCGATTGCGGTCATTCGTCGCTTCAATCGTCGCCGGCGCGATCACAGAGCCTCCTCACGCGCCGGTCTTAGGGCACTTGAAAGAGCCCCCATCCGAAATCGATGCGCCGCGCGCCGTCATCACTCGCGGTGTTCCTACGGGGCCGCTTCATCCTGTGCTCACCGGGATAGACGTGCTGGTGCGTGACGGCTTCCAACAGCTTGAAGGAAAACGAATCGGGCTGATCACGAATCTCACCGGACGTGACCGCAAGGGGCGCTCGACGATTGACTTGCTTGCCGCAGCCAGGAACCTGAAGCTGGTTGCGCTGTTTTCGCCAGAGCATGGGTTGAGGGGAATCGAAGACACTCACGTCGGCGACACGCGCGACGAGAAAACCGGGCTGCCGGTCTATAGTCTTTATGAGCAAGACCGGCGAAGGCCGGCGCCGGATATGCTGAAGGGAATAGACACGCTGGTGTTCGATATTCAGGACATCGGCGCGCGGTTCTACACCTACACGACGACTTGCGGCTACGCGATGGAAGCAGCGGCGAAGCACGGGATCAAGTTTGTGGTGCTCGATCGTCCGAATCCCATCAACGGCTACGATGTCGAGGGCCCGGTCGCAGATCGAGAGCTCGCCGAGCTGCCATCGTACTCGTTCACTTCGTATCACCCGGTTCCGGTGCGTTACGGCATGACGATCGGGGAGCTCGCGATGCTGTTCAATTCGGAGCGCAAGATTGGCGCCGATCTGACCGTGATTAAAATGGAGGGCTGGCGGCGCGCGGACTACTTCGACGGCACGGCGCTGACGTGGGTGAACCCTTCGCCGAACATGCGCAGCCTCACCGAAGCGCTGCTTTATCCCGGCATCGGATTGCTCGAGACGACAAACCTATCAGTCGGGCGCGGAACGGACACGCCTTTTGAAGTGATTGGCGCGCCGTGGCTCGACGGTCAGAAGCTCGCCGAATCGCTCAATCGAGCGGGGCTGGCGGGAGCGCGGTTCGTTCCGGTAAGATTCACTCCGCACTCGTCGAAGTTTGCAAACGAAGAATGCGGCGGTGTAAACATCATCATCACCGATCGCGTAGCCTTCAGGCCCGTGGCCACCGGAGTGGAAATCGCATATCAACTAAACCTGGTGTATCCCGGCGCCTGGAAAGTTGAGGAGTTTTTGCGATTGCTTGTGAACCGCGGGGCGCTTGCCGCGCTGAAAGAAGGCAAAACGTCTTCGCAGATCGCGGCGACGTGGCAGCCGGGACTTGCGGAGTTCGCTCGGATCAGGCAGAAGTATCTGATCTACTGA
- a CDS encoding sodium:solute symporter, with translation MQLHALDLIIIVAYIAGVLLLGWYFSRKQKNLRDYFLSDHDIPWWAIAASIVATETSVVTFISVPAFAFAASSGVGGNFTFLQLALGYMLGRLIIVALFIPLYFRGELFTVYQILDRRFGGSVKRAAASLFIVTRSLSDGVRIYATAIPLAVVTGWADWKSILAIGVVMIVFTYLGGITAVIWLEVIQLFIYILGAVVAGFILLDRIPGGFNEVMAVGSAAGKFQLFDFSLDLARSYTFWAGVIGGAFLTTSTHGTDQYMVQRYLCSKNARQASAALLTSGAVVFAQFVMFLMIGVMLFVFYSQYAGLPSGITPDRVFSHFISSELMTGVKGLVIAAMLAAAMSSSLNALASTTLTDFYQPLIAPNRNEAHYMNVSRLLTAVWGSVQIAAAFYMIGKERRIVDTVLTIASFTNGPILGLFFLGALTKRVGRVGALTGVVTGIVVMVFVWARVNVSWQWYVLIGSAVTFIVGYVASLRFDRDAVVAEIS, from the coding sequence ATGCAACTCCATGCACTCGACCTCATAATCATCGTGGCCTACATTGCCGGAGTGCTGCTGCTCGGCTGGTACTTCAGCCGCAAGCAGAAGAACCTGCGCGATTATTTCCTTTCTGATCACGATATTCCCTGGTGGGCGATTGCCGCTTCGATTGTCGCTACCGAAACATCGGTCGTCACCTTTATAAGCGTTCCCGCTTTTGCGTTCGCCGCCAGCAGCGGCGTCGGCGGCAATTTCACTTTCCTGCAGCTTGCACTGGGCTACATGCTGGGGCGGCTGATCATCGTAGCTCTTTTCATCCCGCTGTATTTTCGCGGCGAGCTTTTTACCGTCTACCAAATCCTCGACCGCAGGTTCGGCGGCAGCGTGAAGAGGGCCGCTGCCTCGCTGTTCATTGTGACGCGCTCGCTTTCAGACGGCGTTCGCATCTATGCGACCGCAATTCCGCTTGCAGTGGTGACTGGATGGGCTGACTGGAAATCAATTTTGGCGATCGGCGTGGTGATGATTGTCTTCACTTATCTCGGCGGCATCACCGCGGTCATCTGGCTGGAAGTCATACAGCTCTTCATCTACATTCTCGGTGCAGTCGTCGCGGGTTTCATACTGCTCGATCGCATACCTGGGGGCTTCAACGAAGTGATGGCTGTCGGCAGTGCAGCGGGCAAATTTCAATTGTTCGATTTCTCGCTGGACCTCGCGCGCAGTTATACGTTTTGGGCGGGCGTGATCGGCGGCGCATTCTTAACCACTTCGACGCACGGGACCGACCAGTATATGGTGCAGCGTTATCTGTGCAGCAAGAACGCTCGCCAGGCGTCGGCCGCGCTTCTGACGAGCGGCGCCGTCGTCTTCGCTCAATTTGTGATGTTCTTGATGATCGGAGTGATGCTGTTTGTTTTTTACAGCCAGTATGCGGGGCTGCCCTCGGGCATTACCCCTGACCGCGTTTTTTCGCACTTCATCTCGAGTGAGCTTATGACCGGCGTGAAAGGATTGGTCATCGCGGCGATGCTTGCGGCGGCAATGTCATCATCGCTAAACGCGCTGGCTTCAACCACGCTGACGGATTTCTATCAGCCGCTGATTGCGCCCAACCGAAACGAAGCGCATTACATGAACGTTTCGCGGCTGCTGACTGCGGTTTGGGGCTCGGTGCAAATTGCTGCGGCTTTCTACATGATTGGGAAAGAAAGGCGCATAGTTGACACAGTGCTGACTATCGCGTCGTTCACAAACGGACCTATACTGGGCTTGTTTTTTCTCGGAGCGTTGACCAAGAGAGTTGGTCGAGTCGGCGCGCTCACTGGTGTGGTGACAGGAATCGTAGTGATGGTGTTTGTATGGGCGCGAGTTAATGTGTCGTGGCAGTGGTACGTCCTGATCGGTTCGGCGGTGACGTTTATAGTGGGATACGTGGCGAGCCTGAGGTTTGACCGCGACGCAGTAGTGGCCGAGATATCGTAG
- a CDS encoding M36 family metallopeptidase, producing the protein MLQMKRPSGTLVSILVLAFVLQLPLVATPAGRTQLEAAVLSHFEPLPNFDARDLRPPIKPTTKLETRKHSLAVKAAIDEVVVTWDDKLDLPHSLLSLKAALTARSTGDAALIARRFVRDNSSLFAISEGQLESARISARETDGRDGFTRLVLEQQSGGIRVFDSEMLFIIDREGRVRSESGSFIPQIDLLAPDSSPALAPEQALQRAAHFCGADITDVVAAVTDNSRGRLRVLFSSEAVDPRSEASLVYYPVTRDEVRLAYQIMLYGVPSKLDAYLLLVDAHSGELLRRDSLTYAADAPAGRVFTKENPTISTDREMVAFKGDPAASSAGWVTANRTAGNNAQIFFNPALDGGNTVKANHDGNFDFDIDLTRGRSPLDSSAASAANLFYWVNVAHDRFYSLGFNETSRNFQLDNLSKGGRDGDAVRAETLRGAGLDPASTNQLVRNNAFFQTGIDGTPPLLAMLMWTGSINGQNVELDSSYDAGVIIHEYTHGVSTRLAGTDNSTGLRSNQGGGMGEGWSDFFAVSFLTGDLPQDGAYAAGSYITQRARGVRNFPYSTRFDIDPLTFGDIRSYTEVHAQGTVWCSMLWDMRQAFVERYGFQTGKEAVERLVISGLKATPLAPTFVDARDAILLADRITNNGANQDLIWRAFARRGLGKSATAALATPVSGFRITATEGYDVPAEFSAGSLIINDKPSTPAVIGELLPLVVVDRDLTASSIDVLATNLRTGAAATFTLASGSPGRYAGTLRCLFPGQDGGPVAALAAEPGDAISVAYSNARNEAGKAETIEVRTLAGRRLQVYAADFEQGAADWSLTSFWHLTERRAAGGSHSLYFAKQKGFNEAKSFTPLGSSGSAFSPAAGLQSLSGARLEFDYAFISFLPGVPTSSAGDLFTLNARNSPFIGSSPLSAEDPRLFVFFDLRGESSAVFHPVSIDLRFLGSGSAYLGLSFSASTADIARKKLEGFYIDNIRVTAVSTK; encoded by the coding sequence ATGCTACAAATGAAACGGCCGAGCGGAACGCTAGTATCGATTCTGGTTCTCGCTTTCGTGCTTCAACTGCCACTGGTCGCGACGCCGGCGGGCCGGACACAGTTGGAGGCTGCGGTCCTATCGCATTTCGAGCCGCTTCCTAACTTTGATGCAAGGGACCTGCGTCCACCTATCAAGCCGACAACAAAGCTCGAAACCCGTAAGCATTCCCTCGCCGTCAAGGCCGCGATCGACGAGGTCGTTGTGACCTGGGATGACAAGCTGGACTTGCCGCATAGTCTGCTTTCGCTCAAGGCGGCGCTCACCGCGAGGTCAACCGGCGACGCGGCCCTGATAGCCAGGCGATTCGTTCGCGACAACAGCTCATTGTTTGCGATAAGCGAGGGCCAGCTCGAGTCCGCTCGCATCTCGGCGCGTGAGACTGATGGACGCGATGGATTCACAAGGCTCGTGCTCGAGCAGCAGTCAGGCGGCATTCGCGTGTTCGATTCCGAGATGCTGTTCATCATCGACCGCGAGGGCCGCGTGCGCTCCGAGTCGGGCAGCTTCATTCCTCAGATAGACCTGCTCGCGCCTGATTCGTCGCCCGCGCTCGCGCCCGAGCAAGCGCTCCAGCGCGCGGCACACTTTTGCGGAGCTGATATTACAGACGTCGTTGCAGCGGTGACGGACAATAGTCGCGGCCGTCTGCGGGTTCTCTTTTCGTCGGAGGCGGTTGATCCCCGCTCCGAAGCAAGCCTCGTCTACTATCCGGTCACTCGTGACGAAGTCAGGCTTGCTTATCAGATCATGCTCTACGGCGTGCCCTCGAAACTTGATGCCTACCTGCTGCTTGTGGACGCACACTCGGGCGAACTGCTCCGACGCGACTCGCTCACTTATGCGGCTGACGCACCGGCGGGCCGGGTGTTCACAAAAGAGAATCCCACCATCTCAACAGACCGCGAGATGGTTGCGTTCAAAGGGGACCCGGCCGCGTCGTCCGCTGGTTGGGTCACGGCTAACCGCACGGCAGGCAACAACGCTCAGATCTTTTTCAATCCGGCCCTGGACGGCGGCAACACGGTGAAGGCGAACCACGACGGCAATTTCGATTTCGACATCGACCTGACCCGCGGACGTTCGCCGCTGGACTCGTCCGCCGCTTCGGCAGCGAACCTGTTCTACTGGGTCAACGTCGCTCACGACAGGTTCTACTCGCTGGGCTTCAACGAAACCTCGCGAAACTTTCAGTTGGACAACCTCAGCAAAGGGGGCCGCGACGGCGATGCGGTAAGAGCCGAAACGCTGCGCGGCGCCGGGCTCGATCCTGCTTCGACGAATCAACTGGTGCGCAACAACGCGTTCTTCCAGACCGGAATCGACGGTACACCGCCGCTGCTGGCGATGCTGATGTGGACCGGCAGTATCAATGGGCAGAACGTCGAGCTGGACAGTTCCTACGATGCGGGGGTGATCATTCACGAATACACCCACGGAGTGTCGACGCGGCTTGCGGGGACGGACAACAGCACAGGCCTCAGATCGAATCAGGGCGGCGGAATGGGCGAAGGCTGGTCGGACTTCTTCGCAGTGTCTTTCTTGACCGGGGATCTGCCACAGGACGGCGCATACGCGGCCGGGAGCTACATAACTCAGCGAGCGCGAGGTGTCAGAAACTTCCCTTACAGCACGCGCTTCGATATCGACCCGCTCACGTTTGGCGATATTCGGTCTTACACCGAAGTTCACGCGCAGGGGACGGTATGGTGTTCGATGCTCTGGGACATGCGACAAGCGTTTGTTGAACGCTACGGGTTTCAAACCGGAAAGGAAGCCGTCGAGCGGCTGGTCATCAGCGGCTTGAAAGCGACTCCGCTTGCGCCGACTTTTGTCGATGCGCGCGACGCGATACTGCTTGCGGACCGGATAACCAACAACGGCGCGAATCAGGATTTGATCTGGCGGGCGTTCGCGCGGCGAGGACTGGGCAAGTCGGCGACGGCCGCGCTGGCAACTCCGGTTTCCGGGTTTCGGATTACGGCCACCGAAGGGTATGACGTGCCTGCGGAGTTCTCAGCGGGCTCACTTATCATCAACGACAAGCCATCAACTCCCGCGGTGATCGGCGAGTTGCTCCCGCTCGTTGTAGTTGATCGCGATCTAACAGCTTCTTCAATTGATGTGCTTGCGACGAACTTGCGGACCGGCGCGGCGGCAACGTTCACCCTGGCGTCAGGTTCGCCCGGCAGGTATGCCGGCACGCTGAGATGTTTGTTCCCGGGGCAGGACGGCGGACCGGTAGCGGCGCTCGCGGCCGAGCCCGGCGACGCGATCTCGGTCGCTTATTCGAACGCGCGAAACGAGGCCGGAAAAGCGGAGACAATCGAAGTGCGAACGCTCGCCGGCCGCCGACTCCAGGTGTACGCAGCGGACTTTGAGCAGGGCGCCGCTGACTGGAGCCTGACGAGCTTCTGGCACTTGACCGAGCGGCGAGCCGCCGGCGGTTCTCACTCTCTCTACTTTGCGAAGCAGAAAGGCTTTAATGAAGCCAAGTCGTTTACCCCGCTTGGGAGCAGCGGATCAGCATTCTCACCGGCGGCCGGCCTGCAGAGTCTGTCTGGCGCGCGACTCGAGTTCGACTACGCTTTCATCTCGTTTCTGCCAGGAGTCCCGACGAGCTCGGCGGGTGATTTGTTCACGCTCAATGCCCGCAACTCTCCGTTCATCGGGTCGAGCCCGCTGTCGGCGGAGGACCCTCGGCTCTTTGTGTTTTTTGATCTGCGCGGAGAAAGCAGTGCTGTCTTTCATCCGGTGAGCATCGACCTTCGATTCCTGGGAAGCGGCAGCGCTTATCTAGGCCTCAGCTTTAGCGCGTCGACGGCCGACATTGCGCGCAAGAAGCTTGAAGGCTTCTACATCGACAACATTCGCGTGACTGCTGTTTCGACAAAGTAA
- a CDS encoding RluA family pseudouridine synthase, whose translation MTSNSFQFQIEQRDAGQRLDEFLASRFGSLSRMRIANLIKGGAGLVNGAVGRAGYRILTGDSVEMAFNEGAPTAMSAEPIPLEVIHEDDHVIVVVKAAGMLVHPTLSVKTGTLANALAYHLNYGSGFRVPGSELEPNAEPGTLNPEPPPFPDGERHSLIRPGMVHRLDRATSGLIVIAKTAHALTVLSRHFRKRLVEKRYVALVRGDVEADAGSINAPIGRDPDQQPRWRVIETGKPAETRFTVLDRLRRTTLLELEPVTGRTNQLRIHCAHIGHPIVGDEMHDDCGLRIADCELSGQKNQGDERESAILNPQFAMRLCLHAWKLAFHHPASGEWMEFTTPVPEDIAATIKRMEFRL comes from the coding sequence ATGACTAGCAATTCCTTTCAGTTTCAGATCGAACAACGTGACGCCGGCCAAAGGCTTGACGAGTTTTTAGCGTCGCGCTTCGGAAGCCTCAGCCGCATGCGGATTGCGAACCTGATTAAAGGCGGCGCTGGTCTTGTGAATGGAGCCGTCGGGCGAGCGGGCTATCGCATTCTCACAGGTGACTCTGTTGAAATGGCGTTCAATGAGGGCGCTCCGACCGCGATGTCAGCCGAGCCAATCCCGCTCGAAGTTATTCACGAAGATGATCACGTGATCGTAGTCGTCAAGGCGGCCGGCATGCTCGTCCATCCGACTCTGAGTGTAAAGACCGGGACTCTCGCCAATGCCCTGGCGTATCACCTGAACTACGGTTCAGGGTTCCGAGTTCCTGGTTCCGAGTTGGAACCGAACGCTGAACCCGGAACACTGAACCCGGAACCCCCGCCTTTTCCCGACGGCGAGCGGCATTCGCTGATTCGTCCCGGCATGGTGCACAGGCTGGACCGCGCGACCTCAGGGCTCATCGTGATAGCCAAGACGGCTCACGCGCTCACTGTGCTGTCGCGTCATTTTCGGAAGCGGCTGGTAGAAAAGCGATATGTGGCTTTGGTACGCGGCGATGTTGAAGCGGACGCCGGCTCGATCAATGCGCCGATCGGACGCGATCCGGATCAGCAGCCACGCTGGCGAGTAATCGAGACCGGCAAGCCTGCGGAAACGCGATTCACGGTGCTCGATAGGCTGCGACGTACGACGCTTCTCGAGTTAGAGCCCGTAACCGGCCGCACCAACCAACTGCGGATACATTGCGCTCACATAGGTCATCCCATCGTCGGAGATGAAATGCATGACGATTGCGGATTGCGGATTGCGGATTGCGAATTGTCGGGACAGAAGAACCAAGGTGACGAGCGAGAATCCGCAATTCTCAATCCGCAATTCGCAATGCGCTTGTGTTTGCACGCGTGGAAGCTCGCCTTTCATCATCCTGCGAGCGGAGAATGGATGGAGTTCACAACGCCTGTGCCCGAAGACATTGCGGCAACGATTAAGCGCATGGAGTTCAGGCTTTAG
- the queG gene encoding tRNA epoxyqueuosine(34) reductase QueG, with product MSELVEQIKIAARQIGFEVAGVASVEPLTRDDSAFQEWRESGFAAGMDYMTRRPELHAQPGALAPYARSLITLAVDYFSAAPVFEHQHRYGRVARYAWGLDYHDVVKPRLQALVNKIEQIAGRPIHARCFVDAVPLLERAVAARAGLGFFGKNTNLLQPRSGSWFFLSEILLDLELPADNREIKVSCGTCRRCLDACPTDAFAAPYQLDSRKCISYLTIENKGAIPTELRAAIGDWIFGCDVCQDVCPFNRFASDTRWPEFHPEAGAGPRLDLVEVLSIASDNEFRARFRGTPLTRPKRRGLLRNAAVVAANVGATAAVPSLIERAENDREPLIRSHSLWALWQLDARRARSIAERALKSDPDASVREEAEMVLC from the coding sequence GTGAGCGAGCTAGTAGAACAAATCAAAATCGCGGCCCGACAAATCGGATTCGAAGTCGCCGGTGTCGCTTCGGTCGAGCCACTCACGCGCGACGACTCTGCTTTTCAAGAATGGCGCGAGTCAGGCTTCGCGGCGGGCATGGACTACATGACGCGCAGGCCGGAGCTGCACGCTCAGCCCGGCGCGCTGGCGCCTTACGCCCGGTCACTGATAACTCTCGCAGTCGATTACTTTTCAGCGGCGCCCGTGTTTGAACATCAACATCGCTACGGGCGCGTGGCGCGCTATGCGTGGGGACTCGATTACCACGATGTCGTGAAGCCGCGGCTTCAAGCGCTGGTGAACAAGATCGAACAAATTGCTGGCCGCCCGATTCACGCGCGATGCTTCGTCGATGCGGTGCCGCTTCTGGAGCGCGCAGTCGCTGCGCGCGCAGGGCTGGGATTCTTCGGCAAAAACACGAATTTGCTACAACCGCGAAGCGGCTCGTGGTTCTTTTTGTCGGAGATTCTCCTCGACCTCGAGCTGCCCGCCGACAATCGCGAGATCAAAGTTAGTTGCGGTACTTGCCGCCGCTGCCTCGACGCATGTCCGACCGACGCCTTTGCCGCGCCGTACCAACTGGACTCGCGTAAGTGCATCTCGTATCTGACCATTGAAAACAAAGGCGCGATTCCGACCGAGCTTCGAGCCGCGATTGGCGATTGGATATTCGGCTGCGACGTTTGTCAGGACGTATGCCCATTCAATCGCTTCGCGTCGGACACCCGCTGGCCCGAGTTCCATCCAGAGGCGGGCGCCGGTCCGCGGCTGGACCTCGTCGAGGTGCTGTCGATTGCAAGCGACAATGAGTTTCGCGCGCGATTCCGCGGCACGCCTCTCACGCGTCCCAAGCGTCGGGGCCTGCTTCGCAATGCCGCCGTCGTAGCCGCCAATGTCGGCGCAACTGCGGCCGTGCCCTCTTTGATCGAGCGGGCTGAGAATGACCGGGAGCCGCTCATTCGCAGCCACTCTCTGTGGGCTCTTTGGCAACTCGACGCAAGAAGGGCCAGGTCGATCGCCGAACGCGCGCTGAAATCCGACCCCGATGCTTCGGTCCGTGAAGAAGCGGAAATGGTCCTTTGTTAG